The genomic DNA CTGCAGTGTCTCGCCGGCTTTCGCGCCGGCCTCGTCGAGCTTCGCCAGGACGTCGTTGCCGGCCGGCAGATCGAGGTGCGGGGTGATCAGCCGCGAGATCGAGGCCAGGTTGATCCGGCCGCCGCGGGCGTCCCGGGCATAGAGAACCGCCGCCGCGGACAGGCGCAGATCGGCGTCGGCGACCGCCTTCTCGTCCGGTTTGTCGGCGAGCGCCGGGACCGTGTAGGCGCGGGGGTCGAGCCCGTCCTCGGCGGCGGCCGCCAGCCGCGCCGACACCGCCTTCGCGGCGTCGGTCCAGGCCCCGCCGGAGATCCAGAGCGGCTTGAAGCTGCGGGCCTCGTAGAAGCTCCGGATCGCGTCGCGGTCCTTGCCGGCGAGGCGGAGCAGCAGGGGCGCGGCATCCGCGAACCGGGCGAAGATTGCGGCGCCGAGCGGGTCCGTCGGGGCGACCGGGGCCGCCGCGGCGGGAGCCGGGGACGGCTCGGCCGCCGGCGCCTCAGGCTTGTAGTCGGGAAGGGCGGTCGCGGCGGGCGCCGACGGGTCCGCCGGCGCGGGCGCCGCCGGCCCCGGCGCGGCAGTGGGCGGGGTCGCGGGGACATCGGTGGCCGGCTGGTCCAGCGCGGCCGTCGCGGCGCGGAGGGAGCCGGCCGGTGCCAGCGTGCCACCGAGAAGGGCGGCCAGCGCGATGAGGCTGGAGCGCGGGACGCGCATTGTGATCTCCCGGGGCGCGGCGGCAGGACCGCACGCTCAGATTGTGATTATCCGCGCAAGCGTGGCTTTGAGCAACCGCAGTTATCGCGAATAGAGGCTCGGTCCTGCAGATGAATGTGTCATTTCTAATGCTGCTCAGCTTACGATCCGCTCAATCATCTGCCGGCGCGACGCAGCAGGGCCGAGAATTTCAGCGACCGTGGCCGAAACGAATGCGCGCGGTGCGCTAGCGCACGCCGCGCTCGATCAGGCCGCGTCCTCGGTTTTATCGTCCTCCTCCAGCCCCAGATCCTTGAGCTTGCGGTAGAGGGTGGAGCGTCCGATGCCGAGGCGGCGCGAGACCTCGGACATCCGCTGCCGGTAGAACTGGAGCGCGAAGCGGATAATCTCCGCCTCCAGGACGTCCATCGGCTTCATCTCGCCGGTCTCCTCGGCGACGAGCGACATAGCGTGCGGGTCGCGGACCTCGACGCGGACGATCTCCCGCACCGGTTCGGGGGCGTAGGCCGGCATCTGCGGCTGGACCGGCGCTGCCGGGATCCGCACGTCGAAGCCCTCGACCTGCGCGGCGATCTGGGGGAATTCGGAGACGGTCAACTCGTCGCCGTCCGCCAGCACGACGGCGCGGAACAGGGCGTTCTCCAGCTGCCGGACGTTGCCCGGCCAGGGATAGCGCGTGAGCAGGGCCATGGCCTCCGGGCTGATCGCCCGCACGCGCTTGCCTTCCTCGGCCGAGAACCGCGCGCAGAACGAGCGGACGAGGTCCGGGATGTCCTCGCGGCGCGCCCGCAGGGGCGGCAGCGTCATCGGGAAGACGTTCAGGCGGTAGTAGAGATCCTCGCGGAACTTGCCCTGCTTCACGAGGTCGAGCAGCGACCGGTTCGTCGCCGAGACGAGTCGGATGTCCACCCGCACCGAGCGCTTGCCGCCGACGGGATCGACCTCGCCCTCCTGGAGGGCCCGGAGCAGCTTCACCTGCGCGTCGAGGGGCAACTCACCGATCTCGTCCAGGAACAGGGTCCCGCCCGAGGCCTCGACGAACTTGCCGGCGTGCTTCTCGGTGGCGCCGGTGAACGCCCCCTTCTCGTGGCCGAACAAAGTGGATTCCACCAGGTTCTCCGGGATCGCCCCGCAATTGACGGTCACGAAAGGCTTGCCGCGCCGGTCGCCGGACCCCTGGATCGCCCGGGCCAGGACCTCCTTGCCGACGCCGGACTCGCCCTCGATCAGAACGGGGATGTTCGACTTCGCCGCCCGCTCGGCGAGGCGGATCACCCGCTCCATGTCGGGGCTCTTCGAGGTGAGATCCTTGAAGGTGAGCGCCCCGGAGGCGCGGCGGCGCATGCGGCGCACCTCCTCCTCAAGCGTGTCGACCCGCAGGGCATTCTTGATCGAGACCTGGAGCCGCTCCGCGCCCGCCGGTTTGACCACGAAATCCACGGCGCCGGCCCGCATGGCGCTGACCACAGTGTCGATGGAGCCGTTGGAGGTCTGGACGATGACCGGCGTGGCGAGGCCGCTCTTGCGCATCTCGGCCAGGACACCGAGCCCGTCGAGCCCCGGCATCACGAGGTCGAGGAGCACGACATCCGCACCCTCGGATCGCAGCAGGGTCAGCGCGTCCGCACCGGTCTCGGCGATCCGCGCCTCGAAGCCGAAGCGGCGCACGGCCGCCTCGGCCAGGCGCCGCTGGACCGGATCGTCATCCACGATGAGCACGGTGGCGGACATGGCGGCTCCCTGAACGGCGCGCGAAGGCCGGACACGCGACGCGGGCTCGACCCGGTCGCGGCCTTCCGATTCGGCGACTGTTTCGTTTCGAGCCGTAGGGTGACCGACAGTCGTAAAGTGCCGCTTAACGACGTTTGCGCCGCGTCGTCACCGATCGCGCGCCGGTCCGACGGTCCCTCCGCGTTGAACGCGTGGCGGCACGCTCGATATCAGGGTACGGGGCCGGAGCCCTTGGAGAGGATCGCACACCATGATGCCGAGCCACACCGCCTCGCCGGTGACTGTCCGCCTGCCGGAGAGCGTGAGTGCCGCGCGCGCCGCCGCGAAGGCTGCCGACCTCGGCCATCTTCCGGAATGGGACCTCACGGATCTCTATTCCGGCCTCGATGATCCGAACTTCTCCGGCGACATGACCCGCGCCGAGGAGGAGTGCCGCCGCTTCTCCGAGACCTACGCCGGCCGGATCGCGGAGCTCGCCGCGGGCCCGGACGCGTCCGCGCGGCTGGCCGAGGCGGTGCGCGCCTACGAGGGCATCGAGGACCTGCTGGGCAAGCTCATGTCCTTCGCGGGTCTCGTCTATTCCGGCGACACCACCGACGAGGCGCGCGCCAAGTTCTACGGCGACACCCGCGAGCGGCTGACCAGCGCCTCGGCGGATCTCCTCTTCTTCGCCCTGGAGCTGAACCGCGTCGACGATACGGCCATGAACGCCGCGATGGCCGAAGGGCCGCTCGCCCACTACGCCCCGTGGATCGAGGACCTGCGGCGGGAGAAGCCGCACCAGCTCGACGATCGCACCGAGAAGCTGTTCCTCGAGAAGTCGGTCACGTCGAACGCCGCCTGGGACCGGCTGTTCAACGAAACGATCGCCGCGCTGCGCTTCACCGTGCAGGGCGAGGAGATGCCGCTGGAGCCGACGCTCAACAAGCTTCAGGATCCGGACGGCGCAGTCCGCAAGGAGGCGGCCGGCGCGATCAGCGCGGTCCTGCGCGGTCAGCTGCGGGTGTTCACGCTCATCACCAACACGCTGGCGAAGGACAAGGAGATCAGCGACCGCTGGCGCGGGTTCAAGGACGTCGCAGACGCGCGCCACCTGTCGAACCGGGTCGAGCCCGAGGTGGTGGAAGCCCTCGTCGACGCCGTGCGGGCGGCCTATCCCCGCCTGTCCCACCGCTACTACACGCTCAAGGCGAAGTGGTTCGGGCAGGAGGCTCTGCCCTACTGGGACCGCAACGCGCCGCTGCCCCGCGTCGAGCAGCGCACGATCCCGTGGACGGAGGCCCGCGACACGGTGCTGTCCGCCTACGACGCCTTCTCGCCGAAGATGGCGGGGATCGCGCGGCGCTTCTTCGACGAGCGCTGGATCGACGCACCGACCCGTCCCGGCAAGGCGCCGGGCGCCTTCGCGCATCCGACCGTGCCCTCCGTCCACCCCTATGTGCTGGTCAACTACCAGGGCAAGCCGCGGGACGTGATGACGCTGGCGCACGAGTTGGGCCACGGCGTCCACCAGGTGCTCGCCGGGCCGAACGGCGCCCTCATGGCGCCGACGCCCCTGACGCTGGCCGAGACGGCGAGCGTCTTCGGCGAGATGCTGACCTTCCGTCGGCTCCTCGCCGCGACCACGGACACGACCCAGCGTCGGGCCATGCTCGCCGCCAAGGTCGAGGACATGATCAACACGGTGGTGCGCCAGATCGCCTTCTACTCGTTCGAGCGGAAGGTCCATCTCGCCCGCGCCAAGGGCGAGCTGACCACAGATCAGATCAACGCGCTGTGGCTGTCCGTCCAGGCAGAATCGCTCGGTCCGGCCATCACGCTGGATTCCGGCTACGAGCCGTTCTGGGCCTACATCCCGCACTTCATCCACTCGCCGTTCTACGTCTACGCCTACGCGTTCGGCGACTGCCTGGTGAACTCGCTCTACGGCGTCTACGCCCGGGCGGAGGACGGCTTCGTGGACCGCTACTTCGCGTTGCTCGCGGCCGGTGGCTCGAAGCCATACGGTGAGCTGCTCGCGCCCTTCGGCCTCGACGCCAAGGACCCGGGCTTCTGGCAGATCGGGCTCGGCATGATCGAGAGCATGATCGTCGAGCTCGAGAGCATGGAAGGACAGGCCTGAGCCGAGCGCCGCGGACCCCGTCGGCCCCCGCGGCGCAGGGACCCACGCCCCTGGTTCGCGGCCGGGGGCGGCTTATCTGCGCATCATCGTCAGACAAGCAGATCGAGTGATGGCCGAGACCGACCGCGAAGCCAACCGCTTCTCCGCCCGCGCCGGGCGCTACGCCAGCGTGGGCGCCAACGTCGGCGGCGTCGCCGCCCGGATGGCCGTGGCACGGCTGTTCGGAAAGGAGGGCACTACCAACGCCGCCGCCCTGGCGCAGGCGCTGGGCGGCCTGAAGGGCCCGATCATGAAGGTGGCCCAGCTGCTGGCCACCGTTCCGGACCTGCTCCCGCCCGAATACGCGACCGAGCTGCAGAAGCTTCAGGCGGACGCTCCGCCGATGGGCGCGGCCTTCGTCCGGCGCCGGATGCAGTCGGAGCTCGGCGCCGGCTGGCAGGAGCGCTTCGGCAGCTTCGACCTCAAACCCGCGGCGGCGGCCTCGCTGGGCCAAGTCCATCGCGCGACCACCAAGGACGGCGAACGTCTCGCCTGCAAGCTCCAGTACCCGGACATGCAGTCGGCCGTGGAGGCCGACCTGAAGCAGCTGGAGGTCGCGTTCGCGCTGCACCGCCGGATGAACACGTGGCTCGACACGCGCGAGATCGCGAAGGAGATCGGCGCCCGGGTGCGCGAGGAGCTCGACTACGAGCGCGAGGCCAAGCACGCGGCGCTCTACGGGGCCGTGCAGAAGGACATCGCGGCGGTGCGCGTGCCGCGCGTCTTTCCGGAGCTCTCGACGAAGCGTCTGCTCACGCTCGGCTGGCTCGACGGGGACAAGATCCTGGGCTTCGCCGACGAGCCGGTCGAGGTGCGCAACCGGATCGCCCAGGCGATGTTCAAGGCGTGGTGGCACCCGTTCAGCCGGGCAGCGGTGATCCACGGCGACCCGCATCTGGGCAATTACACCGTGTTCTCGGACGCCGGCGAGGCCGCGGGAATCAACCTGCTGGACTACGGCTGCGTTCGGATCTTCCATCCGCGCTTCGTCGGCGGCGTCGTGGATCTCTACCGCGGCCTGTTGGAGAACGACGATGCCCGCATCGTCCACGCCTACGAGGTCTGGGGATTCAAGGATCTCGACAAGGAGAAGATCGAGATCCTGAACATCTGGGCCCGCTTCATCTACGGGCCGCTGCTCGAAGACCGTACTCGCACCGTCGCCGACGGCGTGAAGCCGGGGGAGTACGGTCGCCGACAGGCCTTCCAAGTCCATCAGGCCCTGAAGGAGCGCGGGCCCGTGACTGTCCCGCAGGAATTCGTCTTCATGGATCGCGCGGCCGTGGGGCTGGGCGCCGTGTTCCTCCACCTCAGATCTGAGCTCAACTACCACCGGTTGTTCGAGGCCGAGATCGAGCATTTCTCGCTGGACGAACTCACGAAACGCCAGGGCCGGGCACTCACCGAAGCCGGTCTGCCGAAACCGGCCTGATTCGACGCGAAGATGCACCGGGAGAGCGATCAACTTGCGTGCGTCCGATTGCGGCAGGTAAACGCTTGAGCTACATCCGACCGCGACCGCAAGAAGTCGCGTCTTAGGGAAACGAGCGCACGATGGCCGAGAGTGACACGGTGGCCGGGCACACCTACAGCCCGGCGATGGACGCGACGACGCACGAGCAGACCTATCGCGGATTTGTCCGGTTCGTCGAAATCGCCACTGGCGTCGTCATCTGCTGGGTGCTGGCCCTCGCCATCGGCGGGATCCGCGAGGCGTGGCTGCTGGCCATCGTCGGCGTGATCGCCTCCGGAGCCGCGGGCGCGGTGGGCGCCCTCGCGCCGGCCGTGGGGTGGAAGGCCCCGCTGGTCGTCGGCATTCTCCTGGTCCTCTACCTGTTCTTCGCCTGAGAGGGCCGTGGGCGGCGGCGTCGAGCGTCGCCGCGGATGACGAACCCGCTCGCGTTCGCCGGGCGGGTCGCTGACACATTGTTGGCAATTAAATTGGGCGCAAGTTACATTCCGGCCGCATCCATCGCGGTATCGTAGATCCGCCTCTCGAAAAGCTGCGCCGGTTCGCGCATTCGAAAGGCCGAGCTTTTCCAGGGGAACCCTCGCATGCGCATTGCTGTGCTGTCCGAGACGGACTCCGCGGAGCCGCGCGTCGCCGCGGTTCCTGAGACCGTCAAGAAGTTCAAGACTCTCGGTGCCGACGTCGTGGTGCAGTCCGGGGCCGGTCAAAAGGCCGGAATCCTGGACTCCGAGTACGAGGCCGCCGGCGCCAGCATCGCTGGGAGCGCCGCCGATGCTGCCGGGGATGCCGACCTCGTGCTCAAGGTCCGGCGCCCGAGCGCCGAGGAGCTGCCGCAGTTGAAGCGCGGCGCCACCGTGATCGCGATCATGGACCCCTACGGCAACGAGGACGCCCTCAAGGCGATGGCCGAGGCGGGGATCAACGGCTTCGCCATGGAGCTGATGCCCCGCATCACCCGCGCGCAGGTGATGGACGTCCTGTCCTCGCAGGCGAATCTCGCCGGCTACCGCGCGGTCGTCGACGGCGCCGCCGAGTACGGGCGGGCCATGCCGATGATGATGACCGCCGCCGGCACCGTGCCGGCCGCCCGCGTCTTCGTCATGGGCGTCGGCGTGGCCGGCCTCCAGGCCATCGCGACAGCCCGCCGGCTCGGCGCGGTCGTCACCGCCACCGATGTCCGGCCCGCCACCAAGGAGCAGGTCGAATCGCTCGGCGCCAAATTCGTCGCCGTCGAGGACGACGAATTCAAGCAGGCCGAGACGGCCGGCGGTTACGCCAAGGAGATGTCAGCCGAGTACCAGAAGAAGCAGGCGGAGCTGGTCAAGGGCCACATCGCCAAGCAGGACATCGTCATCACCACCGCACTGATCCCGGGCCGGCCGGCGCCGAAGCTGGTCTCCGAGGAGATGGTGGCGTCGATGAAGCCGGGTTCGGTCCTCGTCGATCTTGCGGTGGAGCGCGGCGGCAACGTCGCCGGCGCCAAGGCTGGCGAGGTCGTCACGAACGATCGCGGCGTGAAGATCGTCGGCCACGTCAACGTGCCGGGGCGGCTCGCCGCCACCTCGTCGAGCCTCTACTCTCGCAACCTCTACGCCTTCGTCGAGACCCTGATCGACAAGGAATCGAAGGCGCTGGCCATCAACTGGGACGACGAGCTGGTGAAGGCCACGAACCTCACCCGAGACGGCTCGGTCGTCCACGCATCCTTCCAGCCCAAGACCGATGGCGCAGCCTCGGAAGCCGCCTCCGTGGGGCTGGCCAAGTCGGAGGCCAGCAAGGCGTCCGGTGCGGCCACCCCGGCAGGCGCGCAGTGAAGCCTGGCCGAGAGGAGTAGCAGAATGGCAAACGTCATCGTCCCTCCCGATCAGGCGGCCGATCAGGCCCGCGTGCTGGCCGACGCCGCGCGCGCCGCGGCCGCGGTGGCGCGCAACGCCGCCGACCAGGCGCAGGTCATCGCCGACGGCATGGGCCACGGGCTCAGCGCCGCCACCGGCGGCGCGGTCGATCCGACCGTGTTCCGGCTCGCGATCTTCGTGCTGGCGATCTTCGTCGGCTACTACGTGGTCTGGTCGGTGACCCCGGCCCTGCACACCCCGCTCATGTCGGTGACCAACGCGATCTCGTCGGTGATCATCGTCGGCGCTATCCTGGCGGTCGGCGTTCCGCTGATCGAGAAGGGCACGGGCCTCGCCCGGTTCTTCGGCTTCATCGGCATCGTGCTCGCCAGCGTGAACATCTTCGGCGGCTTCCTCGTCACGCAGCGCATGCTCGGCATGTACAAGAAGAAGGGCTGAGCCGGTGTCAGAGAACGTCTCCTCCCTTCTCTATATCGTCGCCGGCGTCCTGTTCATCATGGCGCTGCGGGGGCTCTCGCACCCCACGACCTCCCGGCAGGGCAACCTGTACGGCATGGTCGGCATGGGGCTCGCCATCCTGACCACTCTGGTCGGCCACCCGCCGGCGGGTGCCGGCGCCTGGATCCTCGTCCTGCTGGGCTTAGGGCTCGGCGGCGGCGCCGGCGCGGTGATCGCCAAGCGCGTGCCGATGACCGCGATGCCGCAGCTCGTGGCGGCCTTCCACTCGCTGGTCGGCCTCGCGGCCGTCTTCGTGGCCGCGGGCGCCCTCTACGCACCGCAAGCGTTCGGCATCATCGAGAACGGGCACTTCCACAAGCAGTCGCTGTTCGAGATGGGTCTCGGCGTGGCCATCGGCGCCATCACCTTCACCGGCTCGGTGATCGCCTTCGCCAAGCTCGACGGGCGCATGTCCGGCAAGCCGATCATGCTGCCTCAGCGCCACCTCATCAACGCGCTGCTGGCCGCCGGCCTCGTGCTGCTGATCGCCCTGTTCATCGGCACCGAGTCGAAGGCGATCTTCTGGCTGATCGTCATCGCCTCGCTGGTGCTCGGCGGCCTGATCATCATCCCGATCGGCGGCGCCGATATGCCGGTGGTCGTGTCGATGCTCAACTCGTACTCGGGCTGGGCGGCGGCCGGGATCGGCTTCACCCTGGGCAACCTCGCGCTGATCATCACCGGCTCGCTGGTCGGGTCCTCGGGCGCGATCCTGTCCTACATCATGTGCCACGCGATGAACCGGTCGTTCATCTCGGTGATCCTCGGCGGCTTCGGTGGCGACACCGCCGCGGCCGGCACCGGCCAGGTCGAGACCCGGCCCGTGAAGCAGGGTTCGGCCGACGACGCGGCCTACATCATGAAGAACGCCGAGCGGGTCATCATCGTCCCGGGCTACGGCATGGCGGTCGCCCAGGCGCAGCACTCCCTGCGCGAGATGGCCGACATGCTGAAGAAGGAGGGCGTCGACGTGAAGTATGCCATCCACCCGGTGGCGGGCCGCATGCCGGGCCACATGAACGTGCTGCTCGCCGAGGCCAACGTGCCCTACGACGAGGTCTTCGAACTGGAGGACATCAACGGTGAGTTCCCGCAGGCGGACGTCGCCTTCGTGATCGGCGCCAACGACGTCACCAACCCGGCCGCCAAGACCGACAAGGCCTCGCCGATCTACGGCATGCCGATCCTCGACGTGGAGAAGGCCAAGACCGTGCTGTTCATCAAGCGCGGCATGGGCTCCGGCTACGCGGGTGTCGAGAACGAGGTGTTCTTCCGCGACAACACCATGATGCTGTTCGGCGACGCCAAGAAGGTCGTGGACAGCGTGCTGAAGTCGCTCTGAGACCCAGGTCTCCGGCAGCGTCGAGGGGCGGGCAGCGATGCCCGCCCTTTCTCGTTGTGGCGATCGGGTTCACCGTCGCTGTTGCGGCGGGGCGCAAGATTCCCCGCGCCGGCCGGTGTAGGGTGGCGCCCGTGTCGTCCGCTCCGCTCCTCGCCGAATTGCCGCCCTTCCTGGGTGTGGCCGCCTCCGTGACCGGCCGGCGCTGGCAGGAGCGCTGCGGCGGCGCGGCCGTCCAGAATCACATCGCCAAGATGGTCCAGGCCCACGGCCTGCCGGAACTGCTGGCCCGGGTGCTCGCGGGACGCGGGATCGTACCGGAGGCGGCGCCCCGCCACCTCGCCCCGCGCCTGCGGGACCTGATGCCGGATCCGGACACGCTGCTCGACATGGAGGCGGCCGTCCGCCGACTCGTTCGGGCGGTGAAGCGCGGGGAGACCGTGGCGGTTTTCGGCGATTACGACGTCGACGGCGCCGCGAGCGCGGCCCTGCTCGCCGGATACCTCCGCGAGCTGGGTTTGCGCGCGCCGATCCACATTCCCGACCGGATCACCGAGGGCTACGGACCCAACATCGCGGCGATCACCGCGCTCGCGGCCGAGGGCGCGACGCTCCTTATCTGCGTCGATTGCGGGACGAGCGGCCACGCGCCCCTGGAGGAGGCCGAGAAATCCGGCCTGGACGTCATCGTCCTCGACCACCACGCGGCCTCCGAGGTGCTCCCGCCGGCTCGCGCCGTGGTCAACCCGAATCGCCTCGACGACCTCTCGGGCCTCGGCCATCTCTGCGCCGCCGGCATCGTGTTCCTGACCCTGGTCGCGCTGAACCGCGCCCTGCGGCAGGACGGCTTCTTCGGCGGCCATCGTCCCGAACCGCAGCTCACCGACGCCCTCGATCTCGTCGCCCTGGCGACCGTTGCCGACGTTGTGCCCCTCACGGGCCTCAACCGGGCCTTCGTGACCCAGGGCCTCACGGTGATGCGCCATCGCGGCCGCACCGGGCTCGCGGCGCTGCTGGACGCCGCCTCGCTCGGCGAGCCGCCGGAAGCCTGGCACCTCGGCTTCGTCCTCGGGCCGCGCATCAATGCCGGGGGCCGCATCGGCGATTCGGCACTGGGCGCCCGCCTGCTGACCACGGCGGACCCGAGCGAGGCGGCCCGGATCGCCGCCGACCTCGATCGGCTGAACCGCGAGCGCCAGGCGATCGAGGCGCAGGCCGTCCAGGAGGCCGAGGCCGAGATGGACCGGGCG from Methylobacterium oryzae includes the following:
- a CDS encoding sigma-54-dependent transcriptional regulator, whose amino-acid sequence is MSATVLIVDDDPVQRRLAEAAVRRFGFEARIAETGADALTLLRSEGADVVLLDLVMPGLDGLGVLAEMRKSGLATPVIVQTSNGSIDTVVSAMRAGAVDFVVKPAGAERLQVSIKNALRVDTLEEEVRRMRRRASGALTFKDLTSKSPDMERVIRLAERAAKSNIPVLIEGESGVGKEVLARAIQGSGDRRGKPFVTVNCGAIPENLVESTLFGHEKGAFTGATEKHAGKFVEASGGTLFLDEIGELPLDAQVKLLRALQEGEVDPVGGKRSVRVDIRLVSATNRSLLDLVKQGKFREDLYYRLNVFPMTLPPLRARREDIPDLVRSFCARFSAEEGKRVRAISPEAMALLTRYPWPGNVRQLENALFRAVVLADGDELTVSEFPQIAAQVEGFDVRIPAAPVQPQMPAYAPEPVREIVRVEVRDPHAMSLVAEETGEMKPMDVLEAEIIRFALQFYRQRMSEVSRRLGIGRSTLYRKLKDLGLEEDDKTEDAA
- a CDS encoding M3 family oligoendopeptidase, encoding MMPSHTASPVTVRLPESVSAARAAAKAADLGHLPEWDLTDLYSGLDDPNFSGDMTRAEEECRRFSETYAGRIAELAAGPDASARLAEAVRAYEGIEDLLGKLMSFAGLVYSGDTTDEARAKFYGDTRERLTSASADLLFFALELNRVDDTAMNAAMAEGPLAHYAPWIEDLRREKPHQLDDRTEKLFLEKSVTSNAAWDRLFNETIAALRFTVQGEEMPLEPTLNKLQDPDGAVRKEAAGAISAVLRGQLRVFTLITNTLAKDKEISDRWRGFKDVADARHLSNRVEPEVVEALVDAVRAAYPRLSHRYYTLKAKWFGQEALPYWDRNAPLPRVEQRTIPWTEARDTVLSAYDAFSPKMAGIARRFFDERWIDAPTRPGKAPGAFAHPTVPSVHPYVLVNYQGKPRDVMTLAHELGHGVHQVLAGPNGALMAPTPLTLAETASVFGEMLTFRRLLAATTDTTQRRAMLAAKVEDMINTVVRQIAFYSFERKVHLARAKGELTTDQINALWLSVQAESLGPAITLDSGYEPFWAYIPHFIHSPFYVYAYAFGDCLVNSLYGVYARAEDGFVDRYFALLAAGGSKPYGELLAPFGLDAKDPGFWQIGLGMIESMIVELESMEGQA
- a CDS encoding ABC1 kinase family protein — protein: MAETDREANRFSARAGRYASVGANVGGVAARMAVARLFGKEGTTNAAALAQALGGLKGPIMKVAQLLATVPDLLPPEYATELQKLQADAPPMGAAFVRRRMQSELGAGWQERFGSFDLKPAAAASLGQVHRATTKDGERLACKLQYPDMQSAVEADLKQLEVAFALHRRMNTWLDTREIAKEIGARVREELDYEREAKHAALYGAVQKDIAAVRVPRVFPELSTKRLLTLGWLDGDKILGFADEPVEVRNRIAQAMFKAWWHPFSRAAVIHGDPHLGNYTVFSDAGEAAGINLLDYGCVRIFHPRFVGGVVDLYRGLLENDDARIVHAYEVWGFKDLDKEKIEILNIWARFIYGPLLEDRTRTVADGVKPGEYGRRQAFQVHQALKERGPVTVPQEFVFMDRAAVGLGAVFLHLRSELNYHRLFEAEIEHFSLDELTKRQGRALTEAGLPKPA
- a CDS encoding aa3-type cytochrome c oxidase subunit IV, with amino-acid sequence MAESDTVAGHTYSPAMDATTHEQTYRGFVRFVEIATGVVICWVLALAIGGIREAWLLAIVGVIASGAAGAVGALAPAVGWKAPLVVGILLVLYLFFA
- a CDS encoding Re/Si-specific NAD(P)(+) transhydrogenase subunit alpha; protein product: MRIAVLSETDSAEPRVAAVPETVKKFKTLGADVVVQSGAGQKAGILDSEYEAAGASIAGSAADAAGDADLVLKVRRPSAEELPQLKRGATVIAIMDPYGNEDALKAMAEAGINGFAMELMPRITRAQVMDVLSSQANLAGYRAVVDGAAEYGRAMPMMMTAAGTVPAARVFVMGVGVAGLQAIATARRLGAVVTATDVRPATKEQVESLGAKFVAVEDDEFKQAETAGGYAKEMSAEYQKKQAELVKGHIAKQDIVITTALIPGRPAPKLVSEEMVASMKPGSVLVDLAVERGGNVAGAKAGEVVTNDRGVKIVGHVNVPGRLAATSSSLYSRNLYAFVETLIDKESKALAINWDDELVKATNLTRDGSVVHASFQPKTDGAASEAASVGLAKSEASKASGAATPAGAQ
- a CDS encoding proton-translocating transhydrogenase family protein, with translation MANVIVPPDQAADQARVLADAARAAAAVARNAADQAQVIADGMGHGLSAATGGAVDPTVFRLAIFVLAIFVGYYVVWSVTPALHTPLMSVTNAISSVIIVGAILAVGVPLIEKGTGLARFFGFIGIVLASVNIFGGFLVTQRMLGMYKKKG
- a CDS encoding NAD(P)(+) transhydrogenase (Re/Si-specific) subunit beta, which produces MSENVSSLLYIVAGVLFIMALRGLSHPTTSRQGNLYGMVGMGLAILTTLVGHPPAGAGAWILVLLGLGLGGGAGAVIAKRVPMTAMPQLVAAFHSLVGLAAVFVAAGALYAPQAFGIIENGHFHKQSLFEMGLGVAIGAITFTGSVIAFAKLDGRMSGKPIMLPQRHLINALLAAGLVLLIALFIGTESKAIFWLIVIASLVLGGLIIIPIGGADMPVVVSMLNSYSGWAAAGIGFTLGNLALIITGSLVGSSGAILSYIMCHAMNRSFISVILGGFGGDTAAAGTGQVETRPVKQGSADDAAYIMKNAERVIIVPGYGMAVAQAQHSLREMADMLKKEGVDVKYAIHPVAGRMPGHMNVLLAEANVPYDEVFELEDINGEFPQADVAFVIGANDVTNPAAKTDKASPIYGMPILDVEKAKTVLFIKRGMGSGYAGVENEVFFRDNTMMLFGDAKKVVDSVLKSL
- the recJ gene encoding single-stranded-DNA-specific exonuclease RecJ; this translates as MSSAPLLAELPPFLGVAASVTGRRWQERCGGAAVQNHIAKMVQAHGLPELLARVLAGRGIVPEAAPRHLAPRLRDLMPDPDTLLDMEAAVRRLVRAVKRGETVAVFGDYDVDGAASAALLAGYLRELGLRAPIHIPDRITEGYGPNIAAITALAAEGATLLICVDCGTSGHAPLEEAEKSGLDVIVLDHHAASEVLPPARAVVNPNRLDDLSGLGHLCAAGIVFLTLVALNRALRQDGFFGGHRPEPQLTDALDLVALATVADVVPLTGLNRAFVTQGLTVMRHRGRTGLAALLDAASLGEPPEAWHLGFVLGPRINAGGRIGDSALGARLLTTADPSEAARIAADLDRLNRERQAIEAQAVQEAEAEMDRALTLDPARTVLVIASAEWHPGIVGLIASRLKERFNRPAFAFAIRPDGTATGSGRSIPGADLGLAVRACVEARLASKGGGHAMAAGVTVRADDIPRFEAHLAMLLGASVAVARAADALLIDGGLSAGGATAETVRLLQQAGPFGQGAPEPLFALGRHRLVDAGVVGSNHVRARLRSRDGQVVGAICFRAAERPLGLALLNGIGREMHVAGTLSCDRWRGAERAQLRIVDLARSEP